CGATCACGTCGATGAGATGGGCATGGAAATGGAAAGCGCTGGTGCCACTGGACGAACACTCACCAGGGGCTCGTTGCTCTTGACGAGCTGCACAATCTTGATGgtctcctcgtcctcgtccatTTCGACAGGCGCCTCCGGCAGGTGCGGGTAGAAGTCCTTCTGGGCAATCGCATCGTGGGCGAACAGAAGGTGCTGAAAATAATGAACTATTAATAAGAACGTTCATCtatcaaaataaaacagcTCACCTGCAGGTGAGAGTCCTGCAGCAGGTGAAAGGCCTCCTTGCAGTCATCGTTCAGATGACAATGCTGGGACAGCTGCTCCAGGACTTCGTACAACACCTGGGCAGAGGTGGAGAGCACCGGGGCCAGACGATCATCTCGACCCACTTTGGCCACCTTCGTGTGGACATTGACCAGCGCGTTTAGTTCCTTGGATTCAAGCAAGGCCTTCAGGAAGTCGATTTCCTGGTCATTGGATAGATTCTCCGACTCCTTGAGCGTGCTGATCAGCTTGGAAAGAGCTGCACAGCGAGCGAAAGGTTAATCAATCATTTTGGACTGACTGGGTGCGTCACTCAACTCACCAGGATCCCAGTTGATGTCCGATGCCATAACTGCTTCTAGCATGTCACACAACAGTCGACGAGTCACTGTCCTTGCTTATCCTTTACAAGTTATTCTTTGGCGCTGTTCCTATAATCGTGTTAACAAAATCGATATGAGACTTTAACAACAACCGGAGAGAGACTTCGTAAATTTGCGCATAAACATGTCAACGAGGGGCAAGCGGGCCAGGCCAAAGCCGAATGATAATTCCAGGCCCAAGGctgccacccaccacccaatAACCATAAACACCATAACCACCCCCACCCACTGAGAAGCGACTACTTTGCGTCACTCGCCAAAGGACACCAGACACTGGTAAATGTTGACGAAGTTCGTTTTGGATATTAAGATACAGTTATACTTGTTTAGGTTGGAAATATAATaggatatttaaaaattgtagaTAAGAAATATTTGTCGTGTATCTTTACCATTATTAGTTTAACTACTGTTTGATTGTATCTAGCCATAAACTTATTTGAaagaaatacatttaaaagCCAAATGGAATACCAAGCTCAGATTTATATAGTTCTCTACCATTGTCATCATCTCTTGAAACCACCTTAAAGGAGTCCCACTGTTTGGTTACCATAACAACAGTTTGCGCCCCGTTGAACCCGAAACATTGGAGCTGGGGAGCCCCACTGACGACGCCAAGTCTAAAGAGCTCCCAGCCAGCGGAACGCCAATGCAATTAGCTGACATTAAGCCCGGCCAAGTGGGACGTTCGCTGTTGTCGCCCATTGGCTTCTGGCCAGGGGGCGATATGATTAGAGCAGGCGTTGGATTTATGGCCACTTTCATCTGCCCAGTGGCCCGGAATGTTGGCGCCCCTTGTTGCAATCTGCACTCCATTAACTGTTCAATGACTGCGCATCCTGTTGCCGTGCTGCAGGACTGGTCTTGGCCAGGTGCCACATTCCAAGAGGTCACCAACACGCTGCCCTATTGCATGACCGGTGCTCATTAGTGTCACGCTTTGTGGTACGTGGGTGGTGATTAGTGTCAACTGAATGGACGCCTCTGGAGCCCAAGAATAGCGTCTCAAGTGTGGCACTCGCGTGTCCTTCAACTTGCCACGGCCTCTCGCGCTTCTGTTTCCCTATATGGTAATGAGAAAAACGCACATCTTGGCCCTCCGACACTTTCCGAAAGTTGGCCAACGACCTTGAACTACATACTCGTCGGCACACACAGCCACCCAGCAGAAGCACGAgctaaaatttcaattttcaggGTTTCAGTTGCAGCGACGTCAGTGCGTGGGATCCGAGGGATGCAGCGCCATTTGAGGTTATTTTATTCCAGAGGGTGGTAAGTTTAAACCACAGGATATCAACCGTTGTCTAAACTACCACCATCGTGTACAAGCACTACCTTCTCACATCAATTACAATTTACTTGTAAAAACAAATGGGTTGTTTTAGGAAGCGCTGTTTTACAATTTGTGCAGATTTTTGAgaaattgagaaaatacaAACACACCATTTTGTATTGTTCAAGGAATCTCTAGTTAGCTAGTCTCTCTAGTCTCCATTCTCAACATATGTAGAATCTGGTTCAGAATTTGCTTTCTACGAATGATGTTACAGCTAGGTGTACAACTTTTAACTTGGTAAAGGTATTATTTTGGACAGCTTTCCGTACTTTCAAGGCAATTCCCTGTGGGGGCTTGTTGCATTTGCCACTATTACTGCTGTCAATCAGCCAAATGGCAAGCAGAAGCCAAGAAAGCGAGTCAAGACTGGCCCCAATCACACTAATTACACTGAGAAAAGCCGAGAGGGGCCAAGAGGTCTGGCGAAAAGCGGAATAATGACGTTGCCCGGGGTTCGTCAATTGCGAAAGTGGGTGGCATGGGGCGGCATAAGAGACAGTCCTTATGGCGAGTAGATAAGGCAGGTGCCAGGACTTCAACGCCCCCCAATCTCTCCTTCTATTTAGGGTAATTGAAAACTTCAAGTAATTGCACTGTGTTCCTTAAGTCCGAACGAAAGAGATAATCTGGTCATACTGAAAATAGCGGTGGCTTAAGAGAAAGTCATAAAGACATTGAAATCgctgagagagagagagagagactgACAGCTGAGAGAGTGTTAAAAGTTTTCCCCCGAGCattcaattaacaacaaaatctggccaaaaagaagaaaacgAACAATAATTCGAATGGAGCTTATCACCTGGAGTTTTTCTGGGCAGTTGGCCAATACGATACAGACGGATTTCGGTTGAGTCCCAgcgttgttttatttttaaatttccacTTCACTCGCAgacactcacgcacacacagaggCACAAAAACACGGCATGTCTGCTATTTTCGCTATTTTTAGGCCTCTAATATTGCGCACTAGTTTAGTTAACCGTTAATATATCAGGATATCCTTAGACTCTTTGCAGCACTTCACATATTTCACAATAAGGATTATCAAGGTGATGGCCACCAGAGTCCGCCAGCGGGAATCCCAGAACGGCGAATAACGGGAGCGAGAGCGACTGCACACGACGGGCAAAGAACAACGTTTAATTTCAGGAATTCATTTCCACGTCGAGGGAACTGCCATCTCGCGAATCTGTCCAGCTCTTTAAAGAGCGCCAAACTTGGTACTCTTAACACTTACTCTTAGAACTAAATCCGCATACTATTTGTTATGGAAAACTTTGATAACTTATAGTATTGTGGAttttagtaaacaagctttctttatttaatatttaaatgtaacaTTTTGCAGATACAAATcaaaatgataataataatctatatttttaaacacatatgtatatttcaaaaaaaattcttttcgAAAGCATATCCATTGTAACTTAttgtattttgaaaaaatgtacTGTAATGTAAACCACTGTACCACTCTCTTTACAAGTCAAAACAAGAGTAAAAGAAATTTAGAGCGTGCTCGTGATATATTGAGTAAGTAGAAGAACAACGGAAATGAATGGGACGAAATGCACCACCAGAGAGTGGGAAATCATAAAGTGGGAGAGCACAGAGCGCCAATTGGACTTTTGCTGGGGGTGGAATCTGCGCAGGTCAGCAGAAATGCAGAGCGGAAGAAATACAGGGTGTTCAGGAGCAAGTTCTCAGGATTATGTTACCATAATTCGGCATATGAATTGATTGTTATTAATTAGCTTGTAAATACTTATCCTTAAGAAAGTGCGTCTGCTTTAGTTATAAACAAAGTCTcattgttaaaaataaacatattaatggtactaatacaatttattataattgGTTATTAAACTACATAGCATGCTTGTATTTATCCCAGCAGACCGCCACCAGCTAAGCCCGCTCCTCCAGCAGCACCAAGTCCGGCGAATCCTCCTCCAAATTTTTTGTCGTACCGGGCGCGGTATCCACCACCGAATCCCCTCGCTCGCACGCGATAGCTTTCCTTGTAGCGTCCAAAACCGGCACCACCTCCGATTCCGCCACCAATGAATCCACCTCCACCTGCTAGGCCAAGAGCTTGCGGCTGCTGTTGGATGAGGGGCACCTGTTGCACGACGGGAACCTGTTGGACAACGGGCACTTGTTGCACAACGGGAACCTGCTGGACTCCTCCGATGCCACCAACTCCGCCAATGGCTGCCACTCCTCCAACCGCTCCGATTCCACCTCCTCCCAGGGAATGGGCTTCAGTCCGCCAAGCGCCAATTGCCAgtaataacaaaaaatgcaCTTGAAGATCGCACCTCATCTCGGCTGAGTGTCCAATAACGATGTGAGTTACCTTAACTAAATCACCTGGCTTTTAATGCCCAGGCCGGCGACCTTCAGACCACaaacgatgacgatgatgaggtGTGAACCACCTTACCAGTGGGCAAAACCAT
The sequence above is drawn from the Drosophila melanogaster chromosome 2R genome and encodes:
- the CG13218 gene encoding uncharacterized protein, whose translation is MRCDLQVHFLLLLAIGAWRTEAHSLGGGGIGAVGGVAAIGGVGGIGGVQQVPVVQQVPVVQQVPVVQQVPLIQQQPQALGLAGGGGFIGGGIGGGAGFGRYKESYRVRARGFGGGYRARYDKKFGGGFAGLGAAGGAGLAGGGLLG